The Thermodesulfobacterium sp. TA1 sequence TCCCTAAATCCCTGCTTGAACCCTTTACTACGATTACTGTAGCCTTAGCCAACCAGTTTACCGAAGCAGATACTCCTCTATATCTCTCATCGCTTTTTTACCTCTCTCTGTTTTTATTTGTGATTTCTTTTGGAGTGTTAATACTGGCTAAACTTATGATTTTAAGAATAGAGAAAAGATGGAAAAAATAGTCCTTTATCGCAGAAAAATCTTAAGTAAGATGATGCTTTTTTTATGTTTAGTTGCGGCTATTTATGGACTCTTTTGGTTGTTTTGGATTTTAGGCACCCTTTTTATTAATGGATTTAAGCACCTAAACCTTTCACTTTTCTTAGAAGATCCTGGACCTCCAGGAGTAGAAGAAGGCGGTTTAAGACACGCCTTCATCGGACATGCTATCATCACTTTTATAGCCAGCTTGATAGGGATTCCTATCGGGATTTTTTCTGGGATTTATTATTCTGAATACGGAAGAGATTCGAGACTTTTTAAAGTATTAAGGAATATCACTGACATCATGGTAAGCACCCCTTCTATCATCATGGGGGCGGTGATGTATGCCTTGTTTGTGATCCCGTTTAAGCATTTTAACGCCTTAGCAGGGGCTTTAGCTTTAGCCATGCTTATGGTCCCGGTTATAAGTAAAACTACCGAAGAGATGCTTAAATTAGTTCCCTTTACCTTAAGAGAAGCTGCCTATGCGTTAGGAGCCTTTAAATGGCAGCTGATAAAAGATGTGGTTTTAAGGTCAGCTAAGGTTGGTATTTTAACCGGAGTCCTCCTTGGGATGGCAAGGATTTCTGGAGAAACAGCCCCTTTACTTTTTACCGCCTTTAACAATCACTATCTTTCCTTTGATGTTTTTAAACCTATGGCTTCGCTTACGGTTACCATTTTTGATTATGCTATGAGCCCTTATGAGTTTTGGCATAACCAAGCTTGGGCTGCCTCTTTTTGTTTAGCCCTTTTTGTGCTAATCCTTTCTGTATTAGCTAAAGGGTTAGTCCACTCAAACTTCGGATTTTTTAACATCTTTAAAAGAAAAAAAACTTAGAGGAACCTTGATATGGACGACAAGCAGTTAGAGATAGAGGTTAGAACTTTAAATTTTTATTATGGAAAAGACCTTGCTCTTAAGAACATAAACATGAAAGTTTATCGAAATAAGGTAACTGCCTTAATCGGCCCTTCTGGTTGTGGGAAAACTACTTTTCTTCGCTGTTTAAACAGGATGCATGACCTTTATGTAGGCAACCGATATGAAGGGGAGATAATCTTTGAAGGGAAAAATATCCTTGATAAAAAAATAGACCTTATAGAGCTTAGGTCAAAAATAGGGATGGTTTTCCAGAAACCCACCCCTTTTCCTATGAGTATATTTGACAACGTGGCCTATGGTTTAAGGTTAAAGGGAGTAAAAGGTTCAGAGCTTAAAGATAGGGTAGAGGCTGCACTTAAAGATGCCGCCTTATGGGACGAGGTTAAAGATAGGCTTAAAGAAAGTGCCTTTTCTCTTTCAGGAGGGCAACAACAAAGGCTTTGTATCGCAAGGGCTATAGCGGTTGAACCTAAGGTCCTTCTTTTTGATGAACCTACTTCAGCCTTAGACCCTATTTCTACCGCCAAGATAGAAGACTTGATCGTCCAGCTTAAAAGTAAAATTACTATAGTTATCGTTACCCACAACATGCAGCAGGCGGCAAGAACTTCAGATTATACCGCTTTTATGTATTTAGGCGAGCTTATAGAAGTAGGTCCTACCGAAAAAATCTTTACCAACCCAGATAAAAAACTTACAGAGGACTATATTACAGGAAGGTTTGGATAAACCATGAAGGCACCAGAAGGATTTCTTTTTTCTGCGGTAAAATGTAGTATAAAAAAATTAGATAAGTTTGACCTTGGGCTGATTTATTCTCCGCATAAACTCACAGCCTGGGGTGTTTTTACTAAAAATACCGTTCAGGCAGCCCCTGTAGTATTAGGCAAAAGATTGATAAAAGGAGAAAACTTACACGGGGTAGTGGTTAACAGTGGGGTAGCTAACGCTTGCACCGGAGAAGAAGGGATAGAAAGGGCTAAAAAACTG is a genomic window containing:
- the pstA gene encoding phosphate ABC transporter permease PstA — encoded protein: MEKIVLYRRKILSKMMLFLCLVAAIYGLFWLFWILGTLFINGFKHLNLSLFLEDPGPPGVEEGGLRHAFIGHAIITFIASLIGIPIGIFSGIYYSEYGRDSRLFKVLRNITDIMVSTPSIIMGAVMYALFVIPFKHFNALAGALALAMLMVPVISKTTEEMLKLVPFTLREAAYALGAFKWQLIKDVVLRSAKVGILTGVLLGMARISGETAPLLFTAFNNHYLSFDVFKPMASLTVTIFDYAMSPYEFWHNQAWAASFCLALFVLILSVLAKGLVHSNFGFFNIFKRKKT
- the pstB gene encoding phosphate ABC transporter ATP-binding protein PstB; amino-acid sequence: MDDKQLEIEVRTLNFYYGKDLALKNINMKVYRNKVTALIGPSGCGKTTFLRCLNRMHDLYVGNRYEGEIIFEGKNILDKKIDLIELRSKIGMVFQKPTPFPMSIFDNVAYGLRLKGVKGSELKDRVEAALKDAALWDEVKDRLKESAFSLSGGQQQRLCIARAIAVEPKVLLFDEPTSALDPISTAKIEDLIVQLKSKITIVIVTHNMQQAARTSDYTAFMYLGELIEVGPTEKIFTNPDKKLTEDYITGRFG